One region of Deinococcus aerolatus genomic DNA includes:
- a CDS encoding LacI family DNA-binding transcriptional regulator — protein MSATVTLMHVAREAGVSPSTVSRILNGTANVTPDKRERVEAVIQRLNFVPNVQAQALANGRSFSVGVLTQNISSPFYGEMLAGIERGLEGSSYHPLVVSGHWNAGQEQQALDLLMRRRVDAMIVLGGVIEDEALQHVAARVPLVAVGRQVVGLTERCVLIDNREGIRQVVRHLAELGHREVAYISGLETQQDAVERREGFEVAMRELGLPLRPELMQRGDYTEASGEQAAAELLALDLPFTALVCANDQMALGARLALYRRGIRVPQDMSLTGFDDLFSSRYTTPPLTTLHQAVNELGQQAAENVLRLLAGESPPMTPYIPQLIIRESTGPAPHSPAAAGQ, from the coding sequence ATGTCTGCAACCGTCACGCTGATGCACGTGGCGCGGGAAGCGGGTGTTTCACCCAGCACCGTGTCGCGCATTTTGAACGGCACCGCCAATGTCACGCCGGATAAGCGTGAACGGGTGGAGGCAGTCATCCAGCGCCTGAATTTCGTCCCCAACGTGCAGGCCCAGGCGCTGGCGAATGGACGCAGTTTCTCGGTGGGAGTGCTGACCCAGAACATCAGCAGCCCGTTTTACGGCGAGATGCTGGCCGGCATCGAGCGCGGCTTGGAGGGCAGTTCTTATCACCCCCTGGTGGTCAGCGGTCACTGGAACGCTGGACAGGAACAGCAGGCGCTGGATCTGTTGATGCGCCGCCGGGTCGACGCGATGATCGTGCTGGGAGGGGTGATCGAGGACGAGGCCCTGCAGCATGTGGCTGCGCGGGTGCCGCTGGTGGCGGTGGGCCGCCAGGTGGTGGGCCTGACCGAGCGCTGCGTGCTGATCGACAACCGCGAAGGCATCCGGCAAGTGGTGCGCCATCTGGCCGAACTGGGCCACCGCGAAGTGGCCTATATTTCCGGTCTAGAGACACAGCAGGACGCTGTCGAACGGCGCGAGGGCTTCGAAGTGGCCATGCGCGAACTCGGCCTGCCCCTGCGCCCAGAGCTGATGCAGCGCGGCGACTACACCGAGGCCAGCGGTGAGCAGGCCGCCGCCGAACTGCTGGCCTTGGACCTGCCTTTTACCGCGCTGGTCTGCGCCAACGATCAGATGGCCCTGGGCGCGCGGCTGGCCCTGTACCGCCGGGGCATACGTGTGCCACAGGACATGTCTCTGACTGGCTTCGACGATCTGTTTTCCTCGCGCTACACCACGCCGCCGCTGACCACCTTACATCAGGCCGTGAACGAACTGGGTCAGCAGGCCGCCGAAAACGTGCTGCGCCTGCTGGCCGGAGAGTCCCCCCCGATGACCCCATACATTCCACAACTGATCATCCGCGAATCCACCGGGCCAGCACCACATTCTCCTGCTGCTGCAGGCCAATGA
- a CDS encoding glycosyl hydrolase family 28-related protein: MTTAEIQAAVKAIYEQQVNAEFGKGRYALFFKPGTYGTPEKPLLIDVGYYTEVVGLGRSPGDVVINGHVNVYNRCLGTDDKGNPSNCIALNNFWRSASNLTIKVAGGKDCQAVTNFWAASQAAPMRRVDVNGKFSLMDYCSAGPQFASGGYIADSRVTGTDVVVSGSQQQYMIRNSEIPGWSNGVWNQVFSGVKGAPATSFATTGPDGKPANPYTTLPTTPVSREKPYLYLDAAGEYQVFVPGVKTNSSGVSWANGPESGGKTLPLSGFFIARPSDKVATINSALSAGRGILFTPGMYDIDQTLLVNKPGTVLLGLGLATLTAQGGAVPVKVGDVSGVSLAGLTIDAGPVNSPVLLQIGNNGGAGGNASDPVALHDVFFRIGGPGVGKATTSLIVNSNNTLLDHIWAWRADHGDGVGWSINTADHGVIVNGDDVTATGLFVEHYQKEQLIWNGERGQVVLYQNEMPYDPPTQTAWMNGALLGYPAYKVNNSVNAHQAWGLGSYIFIESGADIHATHGFEVPKKPGVKLTSLLTVQLNVGHGTIDHVVNQTGPATIPPADQKEGSTVVSLKQYPE, translated from the coding sequence ATGACAACGGCTGAAATTCAGGCGGCGGTCAAGGCGATCTACGAGCAACAGGTGAACGCCGAGTTCGGCAAGGGGCGCTACGCTCTGTTCTTCAAGCCCGGCACCTACGGCACGCCGGAAAAACCGCTGTTGATTGATGTGGGCTATTACACCGAAGTGGTGGGCCTGGGCCGCAGCCCCGGCGATGTGGTTATCAACGGTCACGTCAACGTGTACAACCGCTGCCTGGGGACCGATGACAAAGGCAATCCCAGTAACTGCATTGCCCTCAATAACTTCTGGCGCTCGGCGTCCAACCTGACCATCAAGGTGGCGGGCGGCAAGGACTGCCAGGCAGTCACCAATTTCTGGGCAGCGTCACAGGCCGCCCCCATGCGCCGGGTGGACGTGAACGGCAAATTTAGCCTGATGGACTACTGCTCAGCAGGACCACAATTTGCCAGCGGCGGCTACATCGCCGATTCCAGAGTCACCGGGACCGACGTGGTGGTCAGCGGCTCTCAACAGCAATACATGATCCGCAACAGCGAGATTCCCGGCTGGTCCAATGGCGTGTGGAATCAAGTGTTCTCGGGGGTCAAGGGTGCGCCCGCCACCAGTTTTGCCACGACAGGTCCAGACGGTAAGCCCGCCAATCCCTACACCACGTTGCCCACCACCCCGGTCTCGCGCGAGAAGCCGTACCTGTACTTGGATGCGGCAGGCGAGTATCAGGTGTTCGTGCCGGGGGTCAAGACCAATTCCAGCGGCGTGAGCTGGGCAAACGGCCCGGAAAGCGGCGGCAAGACCCTGCCCCTGAGCGGCTTTTTTATCGCCCGCCCCAGCGATAAGGTGGCAACCATCAACAGCGCCCTCTCGGCGGGCCGGGGCATACTGTTTACCCCCGGCATGTACGACATTGACCAGACATTGCTGGTGAACAAACCCGGCACGGTGCTGCTGGGCCTGGGCCTGGCAACCCTGACCGCCCAAGGCGGCGCGGTGCCGGTCAAGGTGGGCGACGTAAGCGGTGTGAGCCTTGCGGGCCTCACCATTGACGCCGGGCCTGTTAACTCGCCCGTGCTGCTGCAAATTGGTAACAATGGTGGCGCAGGGGGCAACGCCAGCGATCCAGTCGCCCTGCATGACGTGTTCTTCCGCATCGGCGGGCCGGGGGTGGGCAAGGCGACCACCAGTCTGATCGTCAACAGCAACAACACCTTGCTGGATCACATCTGGGCGTGGCGGGCCGATCACGGCGACGGCGTGGGTTGGAGCATCAACACCGCCGACCACGGCGTGATCGTCAACGGCGACGACGTTACTGCTACCGGACTGTTCGTGGAGCATTATCAGAAAGAGCAACTGATCTGGAACGGCGAGCGCGGTCAAGTGGTCCTGTACCAGAACGAGATGCCCTACGATCCGCCCACCCAGACTGCGTGGATGAACGGTGCGCTGCTGGGCTACCCCGCGTACAAGGTGAATAACTCGGTCAACGCCCATCAGGCATGGGGGCTGGGCAGCTACATCTTCATCGAGTCCGGCGCGGACATTCACGCCACCCACGGCTTTGAGGTTCCCAAAAAGCCTGGGGTCAAGCTGACCAGCCTGCTAACGGTGCAGCTTAATGTCGGCCACGGCACCATTGACCATGTGGTCAACCAGACGGGTCCGGCCACCATTCCTCCCGCCGACCAAAAAGAAGGCTCCACGGTGGTGAGCCTCAAGCAGTACCCAGAGTGA
- a CDS encoding recombinase family protein gives MIVGLLLSGRISLAALSGRIDPVHFIPCHVHVEQRAPRSSVAEESSHRMGQRLWSIGHPCPARLGRSDPDLTLDTSVLGALAEFERALIHERQRERIEAAEKAGVYKGRKKTLFIAQVGELQRRAEAGDSKASLARNLASAGRPSTSI, from the coding sequence ATGATCGTTGGACTGCTTTTGTCAGGGCGTATCTCTCTGGCCGCTCTCTCTGGCCGCATCGATCCCGTTCATTTCATCCCGTGCCACGTTCACGTAGAGCAGCGAGCGCCGCGTTCGTCGGTGGCTGAAGAATCCAGCCACCGAATGGGGCAGCGTTTATGGTCCATTGGTCATCCGTGCCCTGCGCGACTGGGGCGGTCAGACCCTGATCTGACGCTGGACACCAGCGTCCTGGGCGCCCTCGCAGAGTTCGAGCGTGCCCTGATCCACGAACGCCAGCGCGAGAGAATCGAGGCGGCTGAGAAGGCTGGGGTGTACAAGGGACGCAAAAAGACCCTGTTCATTGCGCAGGTCGGTGAATTGCAGCGGCGCGCAGAGGCAGGCGACTCGAAGGCCAGCCTGGCCCGAAACTTGGCATCAGCCGGGAGACCGTCTACCAGCATCTGA
- a CDS encoding PAS domain-containing protein — translation MNFQQPSALEPYLMSHALEACVTGVVIADARQGDYPVVYVNPAFEQLSGYLAAEIIGRNCRFLQGDDRDQEARQDLREAMAHGRTITTVLRNYRKDGSMFYNELALSPIHDAAGLLTHYLGFQTDVTAREEARQAEVKAREQMATTLNRVTDGLMSFDPD, via the coding sequence ATGAATTTCCAACAACCGTCTGCCCTGGAGCCTTACCTCATGAGCCATGCGCTTGAGGCCTGCGTCACTGGTGTGGTCATCGCCGACGCGCGGCAGGGAGATTACCCTGTGGTGTACGTCAATCCAGCCTTCGAACAACTCAGCGGTTACCTGGCTGCTGAAATCATCGGCCGCAACTGCCGCTTTCTGCAAGGCGATGACCGTGACCAGGAGGCCCGGCAGGATCTCCGCGAAGCGATGGCCCATGGACGCACCATCACTACGGTTCTGCGCAACTACCGCAAGGACGGCTCGATGTTTTACAACGAGCTCGCGCTGAGCCCCATCCATGACGCGGCAGGGCTCCTGACGCATTATCTGGGTTTCCAGACCGATGTCACAGCGCGCGAGGAGGCCCGTCAGGCTGAGGTCAAGGCTCGCGAACAGATGGCCACCACCCTGAACCGGGTGACCGACGGCCTCATGTCCTTCGATCCGGAC
- a CDS encoding PAS domain S-box protein: MSLFTRDVTEAKQAQREQQISQESFAAVFQASPVAIFVTRQKDKHFLDVNTEFLRQSGYTREEVLGRSSQDLGLWADQMDREVAWSMVDGHLPVHSREVLFLNKTGAEMRGVLSIIPIELADEAYVIGFVRDVTEEKRAQQQLQASEARARHIAEELQHTLDLSLDLIVSVDSDHRFSTVSAASRQILGYEPEEMIGHPIVDFIHPDDRGDTVKESQRVRDGHTTTTYQNRYCHKDGSLVWLEWSAVMLPANGMVYGVGRDITQRRIDEEDRAFLAAIVQASRNVIIGLSLGGMIRFWNPGAQALYGYTADEAIGQPVTFLVPEEFHAREEAFFARVRQGQQVQPFEAWRITKAGQRILVLVTLAPILNAAGEVIGVSRIAQDITALRTAEQEVQTLNKSLQQQLRQVNGLRTIDQSIAVGAELGVTLGLILDNVRDQLDMDVATILLLDPQRKTLRYTVTRGFYTAQLEASVLKLGVGLAGRVARTRKPLSVPDLATGEMPPAWRATFQEEGLTAYYGVPLISKGQVLGVLEVLCHESWPLSPEWLTTFETLTSQATIAIDNAWLFEKLEHSNLELRLAYDATIEGWARALDLRDKETEGHSRRVTEMTVELCQMLGFTPGQLIDVRRGALLHDMGKMGIPDAVLLKPGKLTDEEWVLMKKHPEYAVNLLSPIEFLRPALEIPQHHHEKWDGSGYPAGLAGEAIPLVARAFAVVDVYDALTSDRPYRKAWTREQTITHLQNSSGTHFDPEIVEVFIRMIGQP; encoded by the coding sequence ATGTCACTGTTCACCCGCGACGTCACTGAAGCCAAGCAAGCGCAGCGCGAACAGCAGATCAGCCAGGAAAGCTTTGCTGCCGTGTTCCAGGCCAGTCCCGTCGCCATCTTTGTCACCCGTCAGAAAGACAAGCACTTTCTTGACGTGAATACCGAGTTCCTGCGTCAGAGCGGCTACACCCGTGAGGAGGTCCTCGGGAGATCCTCTCAGGACCTGGGGCTCTGGGCCGATCAGATGGACCGTGAAGTTGCCTGGAGCATGGTAGACGGCCACCTGCCGGTTCACAGCCGTGAAGTCCTGTTCCTGAACAAGACGGGGGCCGAGATGCGCGGCGTCCTCTCGATCATTCCCATCGAATTGGCGGACGAGGCCTACGTGATTGGATTCGTGCGGGACGTCACCGAGGAAAAGCGGGCCCAGCAGCAGCTTCAGGCCAGCGAGGCCCGCGCCCGCCACATCGCGGAGGAGTTGCAGCACACCCTGGATCTGTCCCTGGACCTGATTGTTTCGGTTGATTCGGACCACCGCTTCAGCACGGTCAGCGCCGCTTCACGCCAGATTCTGGGCTACGAGCCTGAAGAGATGATCGGCCACCCCATTGTGGATTTCATTCATCCCGATGACCGTGGCGATACCGTCAAGGAATCGCAGCGTGTCCGTGATGGGCACACCACAACGACGTACCAGAACCGGTACTGCCACAAGGATGGAAGCTTGGTCTGGCTGGAATGGTCAGCGGTGATGCTGCCTGCCAACGGGATGGTGTACGGCGTCGGACGCGACATCACCCAGCGCCGCATCGATGAGGAAGACCGGGCCTTCCTGGCGGCCATTGTCCAGGCCAGCCGCAATGTCATCATTGGCCTGTCGCTGGGCGGCATGATCCGCTTCTGGAATCCAGGAGCACAGGCGCTCTACGGGTACACGGCTGATGAAGCGATCGGCCAGCCGGTCACATTTCTGGTGCCTGAGGAGTTCCACGCGCGGGAAGAGGCGTTCTTCGCTCGGGTCAGACAGGGTCAGCAGGTCCAGCCGTTTGAAGCATGGCGCATCACGAAGGCTGGACAGAGGATCCTGGTGCTGGTCACTCTCGCACCCATCCTGAACGCTGCCGGTGAGGTGATCGGCGTCTCCAGGATCGCCCAGGACATCACGGCCCTGCGCACCGCCGAACAGGAGGTTCAAACGCTGAACAAGAGCCTTCAGCAACAACTGCGTCAGGTCAATGGCCTGCGGACCATTGACCAGTCCATTGCCGTCGGCGCAGAGCTGGGCGTGACCCTCGGTCTCATTCTCGACAATGTCAGGGACCAGCTCGACATGGACGTGGCCACCATCTTGTTGCTCGATCCACAGCGCAAAACACTTCGCTACACGGTGACTCGGGGCTTTTATACGGCCCAGCTGGAAGCGTCGGTCCTGAAACTGGGCGTGGGCCTGGCAGGACGGGTGGCCCGGACGCGCAAACCCCTCAGTGTGCCAGATCTTGCGACTGGCGAGATGCCGCCAGCCTGGCGGGCAACCTTCCAGGAGGAAGGACTGACGGCGTACTACGGTGTCCCGCTGATCAGCAAGGGGCAGGTGCTGGGCGTGCTCGAAGTGTTGTGTCACGAGTCCTGGCCGCTGTCCCCCGAGTGGCTCACCACATTTGAAACCCTGACCAGCCAAGCGACCATTGCCATTGACAACGCCTGGCTGTTCGAGAAGCTGGAACACAGCAACCTGGAATTGCGTCTGGCCTACGACGCCACCATCGAGGGCTGGGCCAGGGCACTGGACTTGCGTGACAAGGAAACGGAAGGACACTCACGCCGGGTGACCGAGATGACCGTCGAGCTGTGCCAGATGCTGGGATTCACGCCCGGACAACTGATTGATGTTCGCCGGGGCGCTCTGCTGCACGATATGGGGAAGATGGGGATTCCCGACGCGGTGCTGCTCAAGCCAGGGAAACTCACCGATGAGGAGTGGGTGCTGATGAAAAAACACCCGGAATATGCGGTGAACCTGCTCTCACCCATCGAGTTCCTGCGTCCCGCTCTGGAAATCCCGCAACATCATCACGAGAAGTGGGACGGCAGTGGTTATCCGGCTGGGCTGGCAGGAGAGGCCATTCCACTGGTTGCCCGGGCCTTCGCAGTGGTGGATGTCTACGACGCGCTGACCAGCGACCGCCCCTACCGAAAGGCCTGGACGCGGGAGCAGACCATCACCCATCTCCAGAACAGCTCAGGCACGCACTTCGATCCTGAGATCGTGGAGGTCTTCATTCGCATGATTGGGCAGCCGTGA
- a CDS encoding sensor domain-containing diguanylate cyclase has product MTAEVDDEQQRLAALYRFGILDTAPEPQFDRLVTLAAQFFDMPMASVTFVDEHRQWFKAKTGSEPSQGPRSLSFCSIAIAQDGVMVVHDATQDARLRKFDNVTGEPHLRFYAGAPLMTAEGHKLGTFCVLDQRPREFSAEQEVLLESFAAMAMDELNLRRAVQDLSTMALHDTLTGLPNRAHFRQLMAQACRRADQSGEKVVVGLMDLNRFKIVNDTFGHAAGDELLQQVALRLKHSVATSDVVARMSGDEFTLLLTDVRSADDAANVMERIQQAFKEPFTLRGHDILVRCSIGLSSYPDHTHRPEQLLIQADAAMYRIKRAGSGYAWYDEAQDQRSPVELDQLILM; this is encoded by the coding sequence TTGACTGCTGAAGTCGATGACGAGCAGCAGCGACTGGCGGCCCTCTACCGATTTGGCATCCTTGACACTGCCCCTGAGCCGCAATTCGACCGGCTGGTGACGCTCGCAGCACAGTTTTTCGACATGCCGATGGCTTCAGTGACGTTCGTCGATGAGCATCGGCAGTGGTTCAAAGCCAAAACCGGTTCCGAACCTTCACAGGGTCCGCGGAGTCTTTCGTTTTGTTCCATCGCCATTGCTCAAGACGGTGTGATGGTTGTTCACGACGCCACCCAGGACGCCCGGCTCAGGAAGTTTGACAACGTCACGGGTGAGCCGCACCTGCGCTTTTACGCCGGCGCACCGCTCATGACGGCAGAGGGTCATAAGTTGGGCACATTTTGCGTGCTCGACCAACGCCCGCGTGAGTTCAGCGCTGAGCAAGAAGTCCTGCTCGAATCGTTCGCCGCGATGGCCATGGATGAACTCAATCTGCGCCGCGCGGTCCAGGACCTCAGTACGATGGCCCTCCACGACACATTGACCGGGCTTCCCAACCGTGCCCATTTCCGCCAACTGATGGCCCAGGCCTGCCGCCGCGCCGATCAGTCTGGTGAAAAAGTAGTGGTGGGTCTGATGGACCTCAACCGCTTTAAAATTGTCAACGACACGTTCGGGCACGCGGCAGGCGACGAACTTCTACAGCAGGTCGCCCTGCGTCTGAAGCACTCGGTGGCCACCAGCGACGTGGTGGCCCGAATGAGCGGTGATGAATTTACCTTGCTGCTGACCGATGTCCGTTCGGCAGACGACGCTGCGAATGTGATGGAACGTATCCAGCAAGCGTTCAAGGAGCCGTTCACATTACGCGGTCACGACATTTTGGTGCGCTGCAGTATCGGACTGAGCAGTTATCCGGACCACACCCACAGGCCCGAACAGCTTCTGATTCAGGCGGACGCCGCCATGTACCGGATCAAACGCGCGGGCAGTGGGTATGCCTGGTACGACGAAGCCCAGGACCAACGCTCCCCGGTGGAACTTGATCAGCTGATCTTGATGTGA